The following DNA comes from Luteibacter yeojuensis.
AGAGGCGCCTTGGCATCTACGCCGACCAGACGGCGCCCGTCGCCGAGTTCTACGCGAAGCGCGGCAAGCTCAAGGTCGTGGACGGCGTGGGCGAACTCGACGAGGTCACCGCCCGCGTCAAGGCCGCGCTCGAGCAGACCGCCGCCGCCAGCGCCTGATCCCCCGGCCCGCCCGACGAGCCTCCCGATGCGCGTCCATATCCTAGGTATCTGCGGCACCTTCATGGGTGGCGTCGCGGCGCTCGCGCGCGAACTCGGCCTCCGGGTCGAGGGTTCCGACGCCAACGTCTACCCGCCCATGAGCACCCAGTTGGAAGCGCTCGGCATCGAGCTGATGCAGGGCTACTCCGCGGCGCACCTCACGCCGGCGCCGGACCTCGTCGTGGTCGGCAATGCCATGACCCGCGGCAATCCGGCGGTGGAATACATGCTCGACGAAGGCATGCGCTACATCTCCGGTCCGCAGTGGCTTGGCGAGACGCTGCTCGGAGGGCGCGAGGTGTTGGCCGTGGCGGGTACGCACGGCAAGACGACCACCACGAGCCTCCTGGCGCACCTGCTCGAGTCGGCGGGGCTCTCGCCCGGATTCCTGATCGGCGGCGTGCCCGGCAACTTCGAGGTGTCCGCGCGACGCGGCGAAGGGCGGCCCTTCGTGATCGAGGCCGACGAATACGACTCGGCCTTCTTCGACAAGCGCTCCAAGTTCGTCCATTACCGCCCGCGGATCGCCATCCTCAACAACCTCGAGTACGACCACGCTGACATCTTCCCCGACGTGGCCGCGATCCAGCGCCAGTTCCACCACCTGGTCCGCACCGTGCCGGGCAATGGCCGGCTGATCGTCAACGCGGAGGACGCCTACCTGGCCGACGTGCTGGCGATGGGCGCATGGACGCCCGTGGAGACCTTCGGCATCGACGCCGGCGACTGGCGTGCCGAGCTCATCGCCGCCGACGGATCGCATTTCCGCGTCCTGCGCGCGGGCGAAGCGCTGGGCGAGGTCCGCTGGGCCTCGCTGGGCCGGCACAACGTGATGAACGCGCTGGCCGCCCTGGCCGCGGCCGCGGCGGCGGGTGCGGATCCCGTGGCCCTGCTTCCCGCCTTCGCGGACTTCGCCAGCGTGAAGCGGCGCATGGAAGTCGTGGGGACGAGGCGCGGCATCACCGTCTACGACGACTTCGCGCACCATCCCACGGCGATCGCCACGACCCTCGCCGGCCTGCGTGCGAAGCTGGGCGATGCCCGCATCCTCGTCGCCCTGGAGCCGCGCTCGAATTCCATGCGGCTCGGCGCGCATGCGGACGCGCTGGCCCCGTCGCTGGCCGATGCCGACCGCGTGGTCTTCCTGCATCGCCCGGAACTGGCATGGGATGCCGGCAAGGTCACGGCGGCCCTGGACGGCCGGGGAAGCACCGCATCCACGGTGGACGGACTGGTCACCGCTCTGGCCGCGGAAGCGCGCGAAGGCGACCATGTCGTCTTCATGTCCAACGGCGGTTTCGAGGACGCTCCCCGCCGCTTCTTCGCGACGCTCGACGCAAGGTAGACTGCCGGGCATGGCCGCGACGACGCCCGCCCTCGACCTTCCGTTGTTTCCGCTTTCGAACGTCCTTTTCCCGGGCGGTCACCTGCAACTGCGCATCTTCGAGCCGCGCTACATCGACCTCGTGCGCGAGTGCGCGCGCACGGGTCGCGCATTCGGCGTCTGCATGATCCTCGAAGGGCGCGAGGCGGGGCAGCCCGCTGTCCCGGCGGCCGTCGGCACGCTCGCCACCATCACCGACTTCCACACCCGCGAGGATGGCCTGCTGGGCATCGTCGCCGAGGGCGGCCTGCGCTTCCGCGTGACGCGTACGCGCGTGCGTTCGGACGGCCAGGTACGCGGCGACGTCGCTACCTGGCGCGAAGAGGATGCGATCCCGCTGCCCCCGGAATTCGGGCTGCTGGCGACGATCCTGGAGCGGCTCGCCGAGCAGATGGCGCCACCCTGGCGGCACGACGTGGCGGCGCGCTCGGACGATGCCAGCTGGGTCGGCTTCCGCCTGTCCGAACTGCTGCCGCTGGATCCCAACGAATGCCAGCATATGCTCGAACTCGACGATCCCCTGCAACGGCTGGCCGAACTGCGCGACATCCTTCCGCGATTCCAGCGCGCCTGAGGTAGCACGATCATGACCACCCTCGCCGGCAAGACCCTCTTCATCACCGGCGCCTCGCGCGGCATCGGCCTCGCCATCGCGCTGCGCGCCGCGCGCGACGGCGCCAACATCGTCATCGCCGCGAAGAGCAACGTGCCCAACCCGCGGTTGCCCGGCACGATCCATAGCGCGGCGGCCGAGATCGAAGCCGCGGGCGGCACCGCGCTGCCGCTCAAGGTGGATATCCGCGAGGAGGCCGAGGTGCGCATGGCCGCGGCCACCGCGGCGGAGCGTTTCGGCGGCATCGACATCCTGGTGAACAACGCGAGCGCGATCTGGCTGGCCGGGGTGGAAGGCACGCCGATGAAGCGCTTCGACCTCATGCACGAGGTGAACACGCGCGGCACCTTCCTCGCCACCCAGGCGTGCCTGCCGTTCCTCAAGGACGCCGAAAACCCGCACGTGCTGATGCTTTCGCCACCGCCCAGCATCGATCCGCACTGGTACGCGCCGCACGTCGCCTACACGATCGCCAAGTTCGGCATGAGCCATTGCGTGCTGGGCATGGCGCCGGAATTCGCCCCCCTGGGCATCGCCGTGAACGCGCTCTGGCCGAAAACGGTGATCGCCACGGCGGCGATCGCCATGCTCGGGGACACCGTCAAGGCGGAGAACTGCCGCAAGCCGGAGATCGTCGCGGACGCGGCGCACGCCATCCTCACGAAACCGTCACGCGGCTTCACCGGGAGGTTCTGCATCGACGAGGAGATCCTTCGCGCCGAGGGAGTCGCCGATTTCGACCGCTACGCCGTGGTCCCCGGGAAGCCGCTGCTGCCGGACCTGTTTCTATAGTTGCCGCAACAACTATGAACGGCGCGCACGGGCTAGCCCGTTTGGCGTATGGCTGCCTTTCCCCGCCCGGTATAACTTCGCTTCCGTCGTCCGTGCGCTTCACGGTCGATGAAGTGGGGCTTGCCGGCCTGCAGGGGTGCCGGCGGCGGGTCCGGTGCCGAACCCGCGAAGCCGACAGCAGGCCACGAGACTGGGTGAGGAGCGGGCATGTCGCGCGGGGAATCGACGGGTCGTTGCGTCGTCTGGATTGGAAGACCGAGCGTTGAAGAACACTTCGGACTGATCCGTGCGGGATGGCGCACGCTGGTGGCCGACCCGGCGAGAAACGGCACCGAGCTTCCCGAATGCGGCGATGGCGCCATCGCGGTCGTGGACCTCCGCACGAAGGCACAGGCCGCGGTGCGCATCCTCGACGACCTGCGCCAGACCCACCCGGGCATCGCCTGGATAGGGCTCACGGGCGCACACACGCAGGCCGCCGATCCGTCCGTGCGGCATGTGCTGCCGCACGCCTTCGAGATCATCGACGGACCGTCCTCCCTCGGCGCCCTGCGCCAGGCCCTGGCCCGCGTGCCCGGCGACCCGCCGCTCCCGCGCGACGACGACGCGCCCAGCCTGCTCACAGGCAACAGTCCGGCGATTCGCGCCCTGTCGCAGAACATCCGCAAGTTCGCACCGGTGGAGCTGCCCCTGCTCATCACCGGCGAAACCGGCACCGGCAAGGAAATGGCGGCGCGCGCCCTGCACCAGTTGTCGGCACGGCACGCGAAACCGTTCGCGGCCATCAACTGCGGCGCCTTGCCCGCGAACCTCGTCCAGTCCGAACTGTTCGGTCACGAACGCGGCGCCTTTACCGGTGCCACCGCGCGGCGGATCGGCCACTTCGAATCGGCCGACGGCGGTACCGTTTTCCTCGATGAAATCGGCGACCTGCCGCTGGATGCGCAGACCAACCTGCTGCGCGTACTGCAGGAAGGCACCATCGAGCGCATCGGCAGTTGCCATTCGATCAAGGTCGACGTGCGCGTGCTCGCCGCGACGCACGTCGACCTGGAAAAAGCCGTCATGCAAGGACGCTTCCGCGAGGACCTGTTCTATCGGCTGAACGTGCTCCGCCTGCGCATGCCGCCGTTGCGCGAACGCACCGGCGACATCGAGCTGCTTGCGCAGCACTTCCTCGATGCCTTCCGCGAGAGCTACGGGACCCGGGCGCGCGCGTTCAGCAGCAGCGCGCGCAAGGCGCTCAACGCGTTCTCCTGGCCGGGCAACGTGCGCGAGCTGATGAACCGCGTGCAGCGCGCCGCGGTGATCGCGGACGATGCGCTGATCACGCCCGAGGACCTCGAGCTCAGCGTGGACAGTCCGGCAGGCGACCGGGACAGCCTGGGCAGCGCGCGGACCTCGGCCGAACGCGAGGCGATCGTGGACTGCCTGCGCGCGAGCGCGTTCAACATCAGCGAATGCGCCCGTCGCCTGCGCGTCTCGCGGGTCACCGTCTACCGTCTCTGCAAGAAACATCAACTGGCCCTCGACCAACTGCGATAACCGTGGGAGCCGCCATGGCGGC
Coding sequences within:
- the mpl gene encoding UDP-N-acetylmuramate:L-alanyl-gamma-D-glutamyl-meso-diaminopimelate ligase, which translates into the protein MRVHILGICGTFMGGVAALARELGLRVEGSDANVYPPMSTQLEALGIELMQGYSAAHLTPAPDLVVVGNAMTRGNPAVEYMLDEGMRYISGPQWLGETLLGGREVLAVAGTHGKTTTTSLLAHLLESAGLSPGFLIGGVPGNFEVSARRGEGRPFVIEADEYDSAFFDKRSKFVHYRPRIAILNNLEYDHADIFPDVAAIQRQFHHLVRTVPGNGRLIVNAEDAYLADVLAMGAWTPVETFGIDAGDWRAELIAADGSHFRVLRAGEALGEVRWASLGRHNVMNALAALAAAAAAGADPVALLPAFADFASVKRRMEVVGTRRGITVYDDFAHHPTAIATTLAGLRAKLGDARILVALEPRSNSMRLGAHADALAPSLADADRVVFLHRPELAWDAGKVTAALDGRGSTASTVDGLVTALAAEAREGDHVVFMSNGGFEDAPRRFFATLDAR
- a CDS encoding LON peptidase substrate-binding domain-containing protein, translating into MAATTPALDLPLFPLSNVLFPGGHLQLRIFEPRYIDLVRECARTGRAFGVCMILEGREAGQPAVPAAVGTLATITDFHTREDGLLGIVAEGGLRFRVTRTRVRSDGQVRGDVATWREEDAIPLPPEFGLLATILERLAEQMAPPWRHDVAARSDDASWVGFRLSELLPLDPNECQHMLELDDPLQRLAELRDILPRFQRA
- a CDS encoding sigma-54 interaction domain-containing protein, giving the protein MSRGESTGRCVVWIGRPSVEEHFGLIRAGWRTLVADPARNGTELPECGDGAIAVVDLRTKAQAAVRILDDLRQTHPGIAWIGLTGAHTQAADPSVRHVLPHAFEIIDGPSSLGALRQALARVPGDPPLPRDDDAPSLLTGNSPAIRALSQNIRKFAPVELPLLITGETGTGKEMAARALHQLSARHAKPFAAINCGALPANLVQSELFGHERGAFTGATARRIGHFESADGGTVFLDEIGDLPLDAQTNLLRVLQEGTIERIGSCHSIKVDVRVLAATHVDLEKAVMQGRFREDLFYRLNVLRLRMPPLRERTGDIELLAQHFLDAFRESYGTRARAFSSSARKALNAFSWPGNVRELMNRVQRAAVIADDALITPEDLELSVDSPAGDRDSLGSARTSAEREAIVDCLRASAFNISECARRLRVSRVTVYRLCKKHQLALDQLR
- a CDS encoding SDR family oxidoreductase, which encodes MTTLAGKTLFITGASRGIGLAIALRAARDGANIVIAAKSNVPNPRLPGTIHSAAAEIEAAGGTALPLKVDIREEAEVRMAAATAAERFGGIDILVNNASAIWLAGVEGTPMKRFDLMHEVNTRGTFLATQACLPFLKDAENPHVLMLSPPPSIDPHWYAPHVAYTIAKFGMSHCVLGMAPEFAPLGIAVNALWPKTVIATAAIAMLGDTVKAENCRKPEIVADAAHAILTKPSRGFTGRFCIDEEILRAEGVADFDRYAVVPGKPLLPDLFL